TGCATCTTATTTTTATATGGCATATCGAGTGTCAAGGCTCAGAAAGCCATTGCTGTCAGAATTCTCAGttaccccaaaaaaacaaaacaaaaaaaacccctgcATTTGAAGTAGTATTCTATTGAACATTTTGTGGATTACACAGATGGATATCTAAATAGTTACTAGAATCTATTTTATTATCATGCTTTCATTCTGTCACTGCAAATGAAAAGCTACCAATTCAAAAGGGAGCAGCAAAACCGATATTTAAACGTGTTTCTCAAGCCACATTCAAATGTTACTGGCAGTGGTGAACCACATAgactttatttaaatgattttacattggtagacattgactttttaaatacaaacatgcaaattaggtattttaatgtaataaaaatgtatattgcaacagatattttaacaaaaataaaataccaggagTCTATGAAACCTCTTTAAAGCACCTTAGACTACACCAAAATCAAATGGCCTGCATTTAAATTTCTGGAAAAAATATTCTATAGGCATTTCAGATGAAAGGGGTTTGTGTATTCCAGTACCATTGCATGCATACATAACTGAACctaagaaatacataaatggttTGAAATGGTTCTGATGAACTTTTAAAAGCACAATCCAGGTCCTGAATTGTGGAAAGCAGAGTGATGCAATGTCCAATAACCTAAAGAAATTTAGAAACTAAGGGAatagtttattaaattatttgcaaATCTACCAAAGATTTCCAGTTAATATCTAAACAAAACAGATTTATAgtgctgtaaatgtaaacatGAATGTTGCTTTAATCCTTAGGTTCATAATATATGCGAAAGAGGATTACATGTGGGACATTCTAGGTTAACTACACTTGGAAAACCTTCTATGGGTAAGTTTCTTATTCACATTAATAGACACTACAGTATATTTAATCACTGTGAAAAAGGGATGAAAACTATTTCTGGGAAACACTGTCATATTGGTCATTATTTTGTTATCCAGTTTAGCTGTTTTAAGGAAAACATCTTTCACTGTTCCCCTGGAGATTAGGCTATTAGCGGACAGGTGGCTACCTTAGTGCAAAACTACAAATAGCATTGGATAAACAAGTTTTTGCTGAAACTAAAGCTAGGCAGATAGCTTCTGGTCTCCATAAGTGAACTACTGTATAAAGGTACCAAGACACTGTGCCTCTGAAAAAATCGCCATTAGGATTTCAGATGTTCCTTAAAGACTCTTTCCAGAAAGAACAAATCAAGTAAGAATAGGTTGGCACTTATGCCAAATCTTTGTAGGAGATATGATCCCTTTGAGGAATTTGCTTTTATAGTCAAGAGACAAAAACCGAGAGCAATCTCCCTAACCTGGGCACAtgccagtaaaaataaatattgtagtaCTCATATTTTCAGGCTGCAGACAGAATATATGTATTAGAGTGCTTTGAGTTTAGGGTTTACTAGGCACAGAAAAACGAGGTGGCTATGGATTATTATGTGCGGATTCCTGTTAAAGAGTCCTTAGACCAGTTAAATTACatcttttataaatttaattgTGTAGGGAAGGATTTCCCGTTGGAGAGATTATCCTTCGCCTCCTGTGCAGAGAGAGTATGCACAACATAAAGGGAAAGTAACTCCATTGTGAGGGGAATCCCCTCTATTTAGGTGCCGGCTTGAAAGTTTGAATTCTCCCATGATTTATAGTCTTGTTGAAAGAGGGGTGTAAAAGAATCCTTGGGTTTTGAACTCTTCTGTACCAAACCAAGCATGCACACATTACatgaatgtgcttttttttaccttgtggcATGGTTGTACTCATTTTCATGACATAGTTCACTTcacaaaagcatttattttgtatgcaaaaaaaagtacatcacAGTGTTTTGATGCATGGTGGTATGAAATTACACTTGCACGTTCGCAGGCTGGCTCCGATGATGTACGACATCAACAAATACCTCTGCTATGCTGTCAGTCTTCAGCGTTTTATGACAAGATTGAATCTTCatcagttttttaatattttaatttgtactgTTTCCTGCAGGAGTGTACTTATCCAGGTTTGCCGACTTATTGCAGCCCAACCCGTTGGAACCCGGGACAACAGGAACTGTTTTCATATTTAAAGTAATCAAGGTAAAATTTAAAGGATCTAAAATGTGCAGTGAATGCTTTGATATCAGGGCTTATACTAGCATTTTTACGGCATCTATTTGTAGGAAGCCTATTTATAGTGTATAAAATTATGTGCTATCTGCTGTCTGTTATTTGCACCTAGCTCACCCCTCTTGTGGCCATCTGATCACCTGTCCTCTTATCAAGGAGCTCTTTCTGCTTCACTGGAAAAAAAGCTGTTAATGAAGCTGAAACATTGTTTGTCAAGATACACTCTAAAAATTGATTTAGTGTTAAGTAATCACTTGGGAAAACTGGAAAAGGCACAGGTTATTACAgatattttccatttaaatattcagaaatatatattttttataaaaggtacACCTGAATTTTGCAGGAGACCGCAGTTTGTCAACTGCGCTCAGTTTTAACTGCTAGGCCTATGTTCACTAACCTTTCTGACAGACGTTTgatattggttgttttttttttttccttctttgtctTGCACTTGCCACAGTTCATCATGTAATATCCTGTTATCGTAAGCtcttctgtcactgtctgtcatttgcaacctctatttaatgtacagcgctgtgcaatatcagtgctcaacccagaaatttttttaagctgggtgggaagaaatttcaggtgggtggcagcccctgtatggtgACCTAATtgttcagtaatcacccaaaaacagctcaATATGTTAATGATATGttttaatgataatattgttTAACCAGCCTCCTAATGTTCCCTAAATAGCTTTGAAACAATTAAGCGCTTGTAAAAGCATTTAAACGCTGTCCCTGGACTGTGAAAGTGGTTCAGTGGTAGACAGCCCTGAGCTGCTGCACAACGCATCTCAAGAACCATGCTGTGGGCAAAAGCCAGCACAAATAGGGTGTTTAATtccactacaattttttttaaaagataaccAGGGATTCGGGATGGTTGAGGACTGGTTGACACCAATAAACTGCATTTGTAGGTGGCTGCAGGGGGGAGGGCGGGACACTTACCTGAAATTTGCCTTAGGTTATAATGCTATTGCTGATAGGTTTATACCTGAAATGTTAAACTAATTCTTAACTCATTCCAAAATTAGGAACTTCATTCAAATTGATCTGATTTAGGGCTGTGAAGTTCATATCTGAGTTGGCCAAAGTTTCTCTTTAGGTCTTTATTCAGTCAGGATGCTAATATGTATGTTGAAATATAGTGGATGAGGATTCAAACCTTGCAAAATCAAGGTCactattctttttaatatatgtttattaaagcatAAATCAAGTcacaattacaaacaaaaaattatattacagtaGACTTCGTTTATTGTTCCAAAACCACCTGTGATAAATGAAAATCTGCGATACATGGATGGGGAAAACatctgacttggaacaggaaaaACAAGTTCTCAAGGTGTAATTCATGCTAGCTTTGATGGTGACATACCAAAGCACAAAGTGTATAATACCTACATAAATACTAAATACATGTCAAATACCAGCCAATAACTAACATTTTACTGATCTATTGGTAAGGCACCACTGTATAATCATACAAAGAGCAAAAGAGACCCAAAATAATACAGGGGAAAAGAGAAAATAGGAGGGCAAATGAGCCAAGGGGAGAGGTAGGGGGTTATCTTACCCTAGCAAATATCCTGTATTACTGGATGTTCCAGACCGTCACACAATGCGACATCCTAAATGGTCGTGACCAACCAATATTTGGGAACCCTGGGTCCCAGACTACTTGTCTGGGACCCAGGGTTCCCAAATATTGCTAAATTTATGTTGTCAgtgagtgatcagacaggtaagagtGCTTATTTCAGACGGACAGAGCCTTTCCTCATAAAAGCGCCCTGCCTGATTACAtatttgaaagtggaactttagtcctGCCATAAGGAAGTTAGGTTGGATTAATAatgctttattgtattttttctttatagggGAAAATGAAATTAGTGTAtgataactttaaaaataatcaagAATCACATCTTGGTAATGGTACTTTGGATCCCGCTCCTAAACATGAATGCCATATTTTGAAGAACATGAATGCAGTCAATTCGCTCCTAAGTTACAGGGCGTTTGAACGTACTCAGGTAagattggcatttatttttttggcagtatTATCTTCAAGTACACTGCAATTACCTTATGAATGCACTGTAAAGAGTAGAATCTGTCGTTTGCGTTGTATCCAGACATTACTATATTTCATCTGCTCTCTCCACTTAATTTTGTTTATAATCTTGGATAATAGCTGCTAATAGTGCTAGAATGCatggaacattttttattgcggaagggataGGCGATGTACAACAAGCTTTCACTCATGTGAAAGAAGCCCTTTTCTGCCGGGATTGCCGTGTTTcccttgcaaccaaagctgatgctgcagaTGTGCAAGCTTAACTTTGTCGACAGAAAGCGAGATAAGACAgattattgcataagggacatcgcCTATCATCACCTGCGATGACTGACTGATCAAGCTTTTGTAAAAGTGAACACAAAATGAAACACAAGCATAATATAGCTATAATCAATCTCAAGCTGAtatccttttctctttttattataacCTTGCAGGTTGCAAACACACATTTCACCTGTAGACATGTGTTTAATGCTGCAATGCTGTTTGTAATCTTCTTTCCTATTATCCATTCTGAAATTTACACAATAAGAATTTGCCCTTTCCAATGTTGTCTTTCCTAATAGTATTATTTCTATGAGTACGGCTTTGATGAGATTCTCAAGAGACCTCGACATGTGTGCCCATACGCAGTTGTGACGTTTACTTATAAGACTGATCCGACGCCTAGACAATCGGCAACACCTATGTCAGCGTAAGTGTTGCAGTTTGAGCTTGGATATTTCATCTtactaaatattgtataaaagtttttttctggtcCCCCCTGCTATGTTTTACTGTGTCCCATAAAGAAGTCTGATATGAGAAAATGCAGGAAATCAACACTTTGGAATTGCCTTATTCTGCAGGATCTTAAGCTGGCAATTTCTCTTTATTACCAAAAAGCTGGGTTAAGGCACAgacctttgttttatttctgcaaCAGAGATATCTTAAATGTGAAAATCACATACACTGATTAATACAGGGGTCCCCGGTCTGCGGCCACCGTATGCCTCACAGGCTcaggtggtgggcgggttgtcactggagtgggtgggttctggcattatgacatcactctgggggaagtttctcttcctttgagtgacacgcggctccccgcacatgtgccgTCCGGAGTCTGAaattagtggtccgcaagctccaaaaggttggggaccacggGAATAATACATTTGTGTTAGGTATGCTCTACGgcgaggggagggggggaaacgACGCAGTGGTACCCCGCTGCACTCTTTCCTCTCACATTGCgatcatggatccgccaggatggatccatgaacaatatGCGATGTGTACACGCCAAAATCTTGTCAgaaatcagccctgaggcgattatctgacgtgtacatagccttagtcccAAGGTGCTGCATATATCTCTAAGGCCATAGGTTGGATACCAGGAAATTAGAAGGTATGATTGCCAGAAGCAAACACATTTGCAGTTAAATACTGTAGATTCTGTATTCTAAATACATCAAAAAACGTCATTTGTTATCCTTTGTCAAACATAAAAGCAAGCTAGTTTTAGTTTGTTCTGGTGTGAGGTCAGTGTTTGAGTAAAAAACAAGGCTTTGACCAGCGAGTTGGGATACTGGTGTCCTTGTCATTGTGGGATCACTACAACTCATGTTTAATATATAACCTGGAGTCAGGATCTGTAGCAGATAACAGTTTTagatgtaaagtaaatatttaactggagctttttatttttttttaataggtcagTCCCCTTCACTTTCGATCGACAAAATGGTaggtatttaatttttaatgtgtacATTTCTAAAGAGATATATCATTTCACCCAAAACTTAAACTTCTGTGTTCTAAAGTATCTGATTGCATTTTTCTTTCGATAACTTACAATTATCCTTGGATCTCTTGTATTACAGCTTTCTTCATCTTTTAGTATGACCTAGTGTTTGAATTTGATGCAAATAATAGGGGCAAAAACTGTTCAATATAAATAAGGTGTAGCCTAGCACTGCTTCATAGGCTTATATCAATCCATGAAAAAAGAGCTTATTGGAGGCCCTGTTTTTGCCAAGACATTTTCCCTGTGGGGGTTTAGAGTGTGTTGTGTTTAGTCTCAAATTCCAACATTGAAAGTTTATTATCCGTGGTAgcaaaaaagtttacaaataccAGCAAACATGTCAACTGCATCTGACTATTTAACTTGCGGCAGTAaggtaatcttaaaaaaaataaattatccaaCCCTCAGCAGGTGTTTAAACAAGGTAAATATAACCTCAGGTGAACTTCAGGTATTTCaatatgtcattatttaacaaagactaagttaaaatgcagaagcagtttGTGAAAAATTCCAACTTACCTTGGAATATAGGAAGGGTATGTAGCAGCCAGGTGCTACTAATCAAACGCACTTAATTGATCATCAGCATGTCGGTGTGACTACCTCTATAGAAGCAGACGTTTTGGcaatttgctggtctggagcattcaggtgtatgttaacacaatgctaaggaggaaagacatcagcaatggtcTTGGATAGAAATGTTGCTGCCCATTAATCTGGAAAGGATTATAAttgccatttccaaacaatctaAAGTTCAAGATGGTTCCAAATCTTTCCAGATAGTGGCCATCTCTACAAGGTGGTTCAACAAACTATCATATGAACAATAGTGAGCATCTCGTTTTTCTTACACTTTCTTCCTCATTTTGGCTTCCGTTTTGTGAAATAAATGACACGGTGGAATCTGTGTGTTTTGCACCTGAATTTAGAATTACATAATTTTAGAACCAGCAAAGAGCCAGATGACTGTTATGTGAGGTTATAAAAAACCTTAGAATTGAGAGCGGAGGTCTACATAAGTTTCCGAatgactgtgtgtgtgtatgtatgtNNNNNNNNNNNNNNNNNNNNNNNNNNNNNNNNNNNNNNNNNNNNNNNNNNNNNNNNNNNNNNNNNNNNNNNNNNNNNNNNNNNNNNNNNNNNNNNNNNNNNNNNNNNNNNNNNNNNNNNNNNNNNNNNNNNNNNNNNNNNNNNNNNNNNNNNNNNNNNNNNNNNNNNNNNNNNNNNNNNNNNNNNNNNNNNNNNNNNNNNNNNNNNNNNNNNNNNNNNNNNNNNNNNNNNNNNNNNNNTTTATGCCATATAAGCTGTGAGTACATTTGATTTATATAGAGCAAAAACTGAATTCTCTTAAatttattctcttcttttttttttttttttttttttaagttttgaatggCATGGGAACCTTCTCCTCAAAAATTGATTTGGTTTGACAGTTATGTGAAAATGATAGAACATTTCCAAACCATATACTGAGCTTGAAGCAGAACTAACCCCtgtgcagtattctccccagatttgtTTTTCAGCTGTGTATGCAGAAGCTTCAggcaggtaatttaaaaaatagacagAGCAACACATGATAAATTTAGTGCTCCAGTTGTTTCCTTAGCCTTatacttcaatttttaaaatgtccacCTCCCTAGTATGTCCTCTTTCCAtagtctttgtattatgccccaaatgTTGAGTATTGGCACTCAATaacagctgggtggtgcgcctagccTAAAGGGTCAGGGGAGCAAACTGCTTATGTATTCTCACCTGTCTCAATTCCATCATGAGCaccaccatcatcttctttcttctctttcttgtttaGATTTTTCATTTCCAAAACATCCCTACCCACAGACATTCCTTTGTTAACTCCTTTAAAGCAACAAACGTTCCTCCAGACAGAATGACCATGATAAACTGGAGGAGCACTGTTGTACAAAGTTCTACTTTATCTCGTGAACAGCAATAAAGCAGCCAGTTAGCTGTAGAGGGAAGATTGCAGACTTTTAGGCCTCCTACACACAACTGTTGTCACGGGAAGTGAAGGTTATTAGTAATTGTTTCCAGCTTCAG
This portion of the Pyxicephalus adspersus chromosome 8, UCB_Pads_2.0, whole genome shotgun sequence genome encodes:
- the LOC140337258 gene encoding protein TASOR-like, producing MEEDKPSTARDDGGSPKPTNEETKTQNGEQAEEADAQRSGFRRRHSSTSSEPTKMEGSGEGKGVTPPEEPPRKRFQIPRKTRDKKALQPISSDSREFEELLKILHGSYLEPNSKILFTYNTAQLIHNEFLEKEFTEKRRQLKNEGRLDKELTESYGFLLIDKSQVHNICERGLHVGHSRLTTLGKPSMGVYLSRFADLLQPNPLEPGTTGTVFIFKVIKGKMKLVYDNFKNNQESHLGNGTLDPAPKHECHILKNMNAVNSLLSYRAFERTQYYFYEYGFDEILKRPRHVCPYAVVTFTYKTDPTPRQSATPMSASVPFTFDRQNGRYLIFNVYISKEIYHFTQNLNFCVLKYLIAFFFR